The Setaria viridis chromosome 2, Setaria_viridis_v4.0, whole genome shotgun sequence DNA window ttcttttccttacctaattaatattagttagttttaatatgaatatttatgtacgCAGTTTTCACTAGATTCTCcttgtaattatgattgataaaagcaatgttattgtgtttgattcattgaggaaaccaaagaTCGAGttgctaaacttgtaataattctggacctttatctctatgcaaaagtttgtttcctaatttTTCACCTAACAccgtatcattcattattttaattcgtagCGCATGGAAACGATTCCGTAAGACTCACCGTgatgaattcaaagaaaaacttacattcagtacaacaTTCCttgtacgtatgaagtttgcgcattttgtacattctataacatgaatacttcataacttattttttcccactaaagtgcttgaaaCAGGAATAaggcaataatttatgtggatactacgtctgtgagcacatgtaccattttgTGCAGGACAGGTGATATCGGACAATATAACTATACGTAAAATAAatctattaataattaattattttctagctccttatatttaattgttcgtgtaacattcataTATTTCCGAATTACAGATGTTGTagattagagaagaactcttagagaaggagaggcttttggcaatccaagaagctctcctaggatttctggtggacgagATGATAAATCCCAAAGGaaaattttattacgatggacattcagtAGCCGAATGGAGCAACACCACAATGGGaagatcctaagaatgaagaggataaattattgtatatatagtaattgtataaatattagtttgatgtgtataatatactaagaattgttatatagtagttataattaatataattaatattatgcatatactatcatgaaatatatatacaatatgTATACAATACGAGCGTATGCATGTTATTAGTGTACGTTAAAAatgtatacatatatgtatgtatatatatgtgtgtgtgaagcaacaattagcattaatatggaaaaaaattcaggGTAACAAGAAAAAAGTCTTTAGTTCccattggtattaccaaccgggactaaaagaatGACCTATAACTAAAGAGGAGGACCTTTAGTTCCGAATAGTtaaagagggggacctttaATTTAGTCCTGAATAGTTAGTCCCAATTGTTTTTTCGAGAGTTACGAGGCTTATCAATCGAGACTAAAGCTCGATTTTCCACCAATGACTGTCCATTTGACGCGTACGGTGGCCGTACGGCACAGGTGCGCGTGTACAGTTGCAATACTGTATGTAGTACTACAGCTAACAGCTGATTTTCCTAAACTACAGAACTAGATACATTCCCAACATTTGTAAAATCAGATAAACCTTAGGTGTTCAATATCTAATTTTATAATTCATGGGGTCGAGATCTTTATGCCTAGATATgtagactttttttttctaataacaAGATGTCTACTCCTTCCTTTCCAGAATACAAGGTATTAtacattcaaaatttatcctcaaatatAATAACTTCATTAATTCTCAAAGTTAACGGCATAAGAGTGGCTGATTGGTGGATTGATTAAAGTAGATTCCCTGTTACTTGCAACTGCCATCAAAAcatccaaacaaaacaaaactccCTACGCTGTAACTCAGGCCAGTTTCATTGTACAGTTATCATAGCTAagaacttggtaactgtgcctgctggatttcatggtgatgaaactCCTATCACATATGATGACCAGTTATATTGTACAGTTATCATAGCTAAGAACTTGATAACTGTGCCTGCTGGAtttcatggtgatgaaactcctatcacatatgatgaaactccatctcctctctcctcataatgacCTTGCCACGTcatcaaaattgctgatgtggtatgTTATTTAATGGTCATGAAACTCTTGATGAAACCCCACTTAGACTGGCCTTAGGGGTTCATTGTTCGCCTTTTGACAGCTCTGCTAATTGGTTTTGAAATTTCTAAAATGACTTATGTTTCATGATAGAGGAGTTCCAGTGAAAACCGAAGACGGTAGCGGGAAGGATGTAATACAGTGATATCACGTGAGTAAGAATCTGTTTGATCCCCGATCACACCACAAGCTGTGGCGGTTATGGTGGTGGAAATCGGTGCCACAAGCCACGGCTGGGAACAAGCACGCCCTAAATCCATATGCTTCTGCCCCAGTAGGAGGAGCCATTCCTTCTTTCTCATCCTTGTGCCACGTCCATCACATCAAGATAAATTTCCCAACTTAATATCTCCCATATTTGCATGTTTCATTGTCCCGCGCCATGATGACACTTCGTGACAAAAGAATAGAAGCGATGAGCATATGGCCGGTCGTTTGCTGCTGGAGCTTCAGCTAGCAGGAGACCATGACCATTTGGTAGCACACCGAGAGTAGCCTAGCCCCGTGACCCAAAAGCTACAAACAGCATGGCCCGGAACGACGGTTCCATTCGTATGCGTGCGTTTGTCTATCGTTTTCGGTGCTCTGTATCGTactcagctgctgctgctgcttgttcaTCAGAACAAACGTATATAAACACATCATCATGATGCGCCCAACCGAAAAGATGCTGGGACGTGTCACGGTCACAGATAACGTATAGTCGTATACGAACACATACACGGATACATACCTTGTCATGTAGTAGTTGGATAGACGCTCATGTCTCAAATGCCCGGACCAGAGTCACCGCGCGTGCCTCAGTTAAGACAGAGCAGGCATGGAGTGCCAAAACATGGTGCGTGCATTGTGTCCAAGCGCCATCGATGTATGTACAGAAAGACACCGGATTTGATTTTCTCACTGGCGTGTATGGGTTTATGTTTTACATCTCACCCCCACACGCTATGACATATTCGACATTTCCGAGGGTATTTTCTCAAATGACGGAATGTCATTGttttcttaattattttttaagttGCAGAGGATTCTTTTAGTTTAACTTGGACAATCTCTAAGggagaaacaaaagaaaggcCCAACCAATATTTTCCAACAAATAAAAAACTTTTGTCCATTTAGCAAATAACTAATATTTGCTAAATGGAAGTGACAGTACATCAAAAGAGTGACAGTACATCAAAAGAACTGTCTAGAAATGGAAGTGACAGTACATCAAAAGAGTCAAATGTAGGTCCAAACCTCATGCTTATCGCTAAACGAAACACGCGGCGTTTTTGTAAGCGGCTGGACGCCATTTTCGCAAGCGTTAAATGCAGCAGCTGGTGGTCCAAGGAATACCATATCCCGTCTCAACCAATGCACGATCCGTTCCGGCGGAGATCCTTTTCAAAACGCGGCCGTGATTGGTCTATCGCACCCAGAATTTATGCCCCCCTACTGGCGCGCCATGTATCACGAGAAAGAAAGGCGCGCGTACGACACGGCGCGATGGCGTGCCATACGTACACGTACGCCGTATTGGCTTGGGCCAAAGAGACGGCTTACAGTGTACGTGCACTCGAATTCTCAGAACATTTTTGTTAGGGTGCACCTACCGACTATATTTAAGTAAAAAAATTGTAACCCTCGCGGACATGTTTCCAAACATAACTGAGGAGTTCTCAGACTTTTGTCACGCGCTGAATTGGTGATCGCTCTCGGTGCAATCTTCAGGTTCAGGTGCTCCTTTGTCGCTTTATGGCTGCAAGGCCCAGTCAACGCAAGTCAAATCAAATCCAGGCGCGGCAAAACCGTACCTGTCTCTTCCAATCCAATCACTGCCCTGCCGGATTCCTTAACTTTTTGTGTGAAAATATCACTGTATTTAAACCCTGCAAAAAATCCAGTAAAATCGGCATGCACTCCCAAGACAGCAGAGGGGTGAAAACCGAGTGATCCACACGGCTGAATCGAGCCAAAGTGAAAACCGATCGAAACAGCATCTTGGATTTAGCAGCGCTGGACGGTGCCCGATCCATGCAGCAGCCACAGGCTCACAGCGCACAGCGCCGTCCACAATTTCGATCTGACGAGCGAGACGGATCCACAATGATCGCGGACGCAAGTGGCGGCCCGGCCTCCTTGGATGGATCTTTCGAACGCCGCCGGTCGCTGTCACCTCGGTCGATTCAGATCATCTCGGAGCGCTGGACCGCACTGGATAAGGCGCGATCCTCCAGTCCAGGGCGGGGTCACGTTAGCATGCGGAGGCGCTGCTGCGCGGAGTGGAGCCATGCATGGAATGGAACGGCACGGTGGTTGAGACGTCAAAGCCGCAGCTGTGACTGTGATCCTGTGAATGCGTCGCGTGATCGATCGATCCCCGTCTCTTAAAATTCTGGTCGCGCTCTCGCGCGATACCGGGTCGTCGTCGGGCTGAATTATTTGCAGCCAAGAACGACGTACAAACCGACGCCGTCCTTGTACCTGCCTGGGGTACAGGCTCGTGTGTGCATGTGCATCAGTGCAGGGTGGTCGATACTCAATAGTGTCGGCTGTCAGGTATGTACTACTCGTATGATACGACTAACTGATAAGCTGTGACACCGGTCAAGTCCTGACCGTGCAACTATCCAAGTCTACTTCCCAGTTCCCTGCCTGCGAAACCTGAGGACACACATTCCTGTGAAAAAGTTGGGGAGTTGACGTTTACTTTAGCAGGCCGAATAGAGGAGTCCGGGCCTCGGAAGCCTCGAGACGGCCCATAATGCTGGGCCAGCCTGACCCAACTAATTTTTGCTTCCGCAAACCTTCTCACTCAATCCGGCTGAGACAGACGCCGAGTCACCCCCCTCCCGCATTTTCCCGCAGCTTATTCGGCCGGCGAGACGCGAGAGTCCGTAGGCTCGCCGGGATCGCGGTCCCCAGGATGGCCGCCAACTTCTGGGCGTCGTCGCACTGGTAAGCCGCCTCCCGTCCCCAGCCCTTTCCCCGTTCGCGCCTCTCGATTCGGTCTCCGCGGCGGACCTGGGCGGCTGATTTGGGGCGGGTGTTGTTTGCCATGGTGTGCAGCAAGCAGCTGCTGGACAACCCGGAGGATGCGGAcctggtgccggcggcggaccGGGAGCGGGGCATCACGCCGGAGGAGTTCCGCCTCGTCAAGATCCACATGTCCTTCCGTGAGCTCCTCCCCCCCCCTCCCGGCGCTTTTCCAGACCCCCGTGCGGATTAGGTTTTGGCTGCCTAGCGCGATGCGCCCTGACTTTACTGCATCTGGGATAGTTTGTTGCGACTGGGGAATTTGTTGCAGCTATCACAAAACGAGCAAGTGTCTCTTAAGAAGCACAAAAGCTGCACCAAGCTCGGCGTGCACTATTAAATGTTAAAAAGTGGGAAGTTTTGATGGCTTAGTTGTGTcaatgcattggccaatttgaTACTCAAACGCTCAGATGTTTTCTGCAACCGTTATAAATTGATTGGTGTATATGTAACTGTACCAGTGATCCACGTCGTATCATACAATTATCTGTAACGCAGTGGTTGACTGTTTGCCTACTCAAGGAAGTAAAAGTGGTGTTTTGCTCTTGTTTCACTTTACTTATTTTCGAGCATACAGCTTCATGTCCTTTTTATGATGTATAAGTTTttggtgatgaactgatgataaGTTTGGCAGTCGTATTATTAACATAGGTGCTAAATTTGCACAATTGCAATTCATTTTATTAGTGTAGGCTGTGTAGCTGCAAAATTGTTACAATCATAGTTGATATTATTGGCGTAGGTGCTGAATTGGACTTAAGTATATTAGATAAATCAGAAATCAAATGCTCAGTTTATTTCTTGCCATCTACAGCAGTGTATTTTTACAATTTCACCACAGGTTGATTAATGTGCATTTTCTGTTAAGGTCACTTGTGTATTTTTAGGTGTCTTACAAAGTAAAACATTTCATAATTTCAGATATCTGGCGGCTGGCGCAGGCGGTGAAAGTTAGGCAAAGGTTAGTCATTATTTGCATTAGCCCCTGTTCACTTATTTTGTAACTACGGATTATATCTTTACTGGGGAAAGGAAAATATTTGTATGTATTGATTTCTTACATAGCTTGTACTTGCCAGGCTTTCCTTCTATGTTCGGTAGTTTAGATGCTAAAAAACACATCAAAATTATTGTTCTATTAAATAATATAATAAAACCACTTGTCTTCTTTCAAAGCGTTTAATTAGGACTAGAGAGTGGAACCATTGAGATAAGCCGATAACTACACTTTTGATATCCTCAATAGAAAAACATTGTGAAACTTATTCCCTCAATGCCATGGACAAACATAGCGAATTAGAATGGACTGTAAAAATGGCATTCAGTACATTTCTACAAAGGAATTTATCACATGGCTTATGATATGCTGTCTCTGGACCTTTCTGGTAACACATGGTTCTTATGATCTTAAGTTGTTATTGTTTCAGAGTTATAGCTACGGCAGTCACTTACTTCAGGCGTGTGTATACAAGGTATGTGTCTCTATTTAAGAAAGATAGACCACATGCATTTTTGTTTCTATGCGTTGGAGATGTAGCTATTTTGAGTGGCTGCTGATTTATCTAGTCAGAGGAAGGAAACACAGTTTATTCTCGAGAATTTATGTACTTCCAGGAAACAAGATAGCAAATTCTTGAGATTGTGAGATGGCCAACTTACTGGAATTAGTTAGTATAGTAGAATCTTATAATTGCAAGGTTTTCATAATCGTCTAGTTTGGTACTTGGTAGTGCTCACCTCTTACATTTCAATTCTATACTTATATGTACTTAAAAGTACGAGAAAAACATGTTTTGGAACTAACTTTCTGCCATCTATAGCTGGATACAAGGGCTCAAATTTTGTCACTTGTTTTCTACATGTTCTTCTGAAAATATTCTAGTATGGTAGTGCTTGCCTCTTAAAACTCGAAAAGTATGAAAGCGGTGTTTTGCTCTACTGGCCTTGAGTTTTGTGGATGTGTTCATGTTGTAGTGAAAGCTTTGGTCTAACACGGAATATGTTACCAGAAAGAGCATGTCAGAGTATGATCCTCGTTTGGTTGCACCTACTTGTTTGTATTTGGCGTCAAAGGTGGAGGAGAGCACAGTGCAAGCACGGCTTCTTGTCTTCTACATAAAAAAGATGTGTGGTATGTCCTATTACTATACTTGTGGACATATTTACTTGGAAAAACTGCACCAAACAACTGTTTCTGTTTCTCTTCAAGGTACAGGTTCCGATGATAAGTACCGGTTTGAAATTAAGGATATTCTTGAAATGGAAATGAAGCTCCTGGAAGCACTTGATTATTATTTGGTTGTTTTCCATCCATATCGTCCTCTCTTACAGTAAGATTCTATTTCCAATGACATTGCTGGTGTTTTCATGCAACTTGCCTTCTCCATCTCCCTAGCTTTCAGCTCTTTGTTCTGGCGGAACTTCAAGTAGATGTATGTCCTTTTGTGCAGGTTATTGCAGGATGCTGGCATAACTGATCTGACACAATTTGCCTGGTAAGCACTGCTTTTCATGAATGACATGATTCTGGGTCAACAATTAAGGAATAAATGTTTGGTCAAATTGCATATTTGCCACTACTCTAACCCTCTAGCTTGAATTTGCTATATAAAACAACATGTTGCAAAGTTGTCACCAAAACTGGCCTCAGTGTCTTCCATTTGCTACTTCTCAGTCTCTTTGACCAGAACCCTTTTGTTTTGAGAGCAAAATTAATTTATGAAATAAAAAGGTAAATATAAGTGAAACAAAAAGGATGAAAATGCCCTTTGCCAACCTTATCTTCTCCCCAGGCCAATCAGCTCCTCCACTCCACCCTTTCctccatgggccatggctgCTGCCACCTGCTCTCCCACCCAATTGAGCTCCCCACTGGTCTAAGACTCGACTCAGCACCTTCACCTGGCCCACCATCTCGACATCCAATTGGCTTTGCATTCAGGCCCCCCCTCCAATCTTCTTTGAGGCAACGGAGGTGAggagtgaggaggaggaggaggaggaggagggcattTTCTTCCGAAGAACAGCGTTAATGGAATCCTGCAGTCCAATGGCAGGATTGGTCGTTGACCATAGCTTCCGGTAGCGAACATGCAATTATGCTTCTCATTGGCAAATTCACCATAACTGTTCAAACGATGCAAATATGCATTTGGCTCTAAATCTATTCTGCTAGGGCTTTCCATCCTTTATGATTTCAATCAGTGTCCtgttcttttctctctttttttttgtggtgGAAGTTTGGACTTTCTTAAATCATTTTATCTCATGAGTAGTACTCCCTCTGGTCAGTTTCAGTTGATTTTTCAGACAAGCAAAACGAAACCTATATGCAAGCCAAAATTGTTGTCTGAAACATCAAATAAAGGTGACTGGAGGTAGTATTAGTCTGAGACCAAAAGAAATACCCTTTTTTCCTTGCAGGATTTTTTTGGCGTATATGTTAGTTTAAGTAAGAGTGAAACTTTGCTATGGAAATAAATATACGTCTCATCagagttttctttcttttcctttctaatTTTAGTGACACAACACAGGGATATAAATTGATTTATCTAGAATTGGTAGCATTAATTTCAGTATGATCTTGTTATGGGTACGTATTGTATGCTCAGTCTTCAGCCAGACTATTGCTATGTGCAGGGGCCTCGTTAATGATACTTACAAGATGGATCTTATTCTCATATATGCACCCTATATGATTGCACTTGCCTGCATATACATTGCAAGTGTCCTTAAAGATAAGGACACCACTTCATGGTTTGAAGAACTCCGCGTCGACATGAACATTGTAAGCTTTTCCATTGATCATTTGGATTGATTCTGTTTCTATCTCACTATCTTCACCCATTATTTTTTATTGGTGAATATCAGGTTAAGAATATCTCAATGGAAATTCTGGATTTCTATGACACTTACAAGATCGATCCTCAAAGGGGCCTCCCAGAGGATAAGATTAGCCCTGTGCTGAACAAGTTACCGGCAAAGTCTTAAGCTCCAGTTTCGCTATTTATGGTCTATTTCAAACTAAGCATGAGCGACTAACAAGCTCACAATTCCATGACGGGAGTGTGCGTGTGCGCGCGTGTTTTGTGTGTAACATGTATTGGCGAACTACCTCTTAGACTCAAAGCCCTAATTTGATATCCCATGGTAGGGGATGCTCTGTCGGTGCTTGTAATCGTCTCTTGTTGCTTTCATGACTTCGATATCATACACAACTGCGATGGAATTTTACACCGGCTCAGTAGTATCTACGTCTTTCTAACCATTTTACAGGTCGAAACCAGACCACCCTCTGTTCGCATTGATGCCCAGACATTTTCTAGAGCAATACGCCCATACTTTGGCAATTAAATTCTACATCTCCAGCACGGGGGGTGCTGCACGCAGGGAGCCCATTATAGTTGAGCCGTTGATTCGCAGCGGCACACCATATGTGTTGATTACAGTCAAAAACATTGCCAGGTAATGCACTTTGAACAAACATGCCAAAAAAAGAACATCCATAAATGCTAAAGTTTGCAACTCACTATTATCATTTCAGATTGAAGCAAATACCAGTTACACTAATCAACTAAGCCAATTACCTAATACATACAACACAATAATATTCTGAAGTTGTAGGTGCAACAAGTGATGAGTAAAACTGAAGCTATCCACTTCCCTTCTCAGGAAGTTGTCGCAATGAGCCGATGAGCTCCTGGTGACGCAGTTACATGATACAGACTGGGTGAAATATCCATCTATTGTTCACACTGAGAGAGAACTTCTGATCCTAATTGCACATCCTTATTGTATCAGAAGTTTCTGATACAGCCAATTGACCTGTATTGGACGACGATGGAGTTCAGCTGATTGCCCTCAAAATTACTATAAGCCATCAGAtagataaaagggttcaccttaACTAGCGGTGCTTGGAAGATAAATACGATGGACGCTAGTTGCTCTCAGGCCCTTCCTGCACGTAGGACATCTCTTCTGAACCTTGATGGCTTGCTTAATGCACGTGTTGCAGAAGATATGGCCACAAGGTGTTGTGGCGGGCTCCTCCATCTTATTCCAACATATCGGGCAGGTAAAAGTTGGTTCCTTGGGGACCTCCTTATTTGCCTGTCAGCAGAAATTCATAGTCAGAGTTCAATGCAAAGCATAATGTAGAAACAATTAGTAtgcaaaattcaaacaaagctCAGCCGTTCAACTGAAATTCTTGAAATATACTCGAGTGTATGTAATAAGCAAGCCAGTGAGTTACAGAACATAAAGTGACACTAGAAATATAACAGTAACAAACTCTggattttcaaaaaatattaaaTGCCAGCACCTGTCAAGAACAATATGAAATTCTGAATAGACCTATATCATGCCATAGTAGATATGTAACTATGTTTCAATACTTGATTGGCCAAGGAGAATATTATATAGAAATTTAAAACAGGTAACTGTTACTCTCTTAGTCCACTCAAAGGACAACATACATGATCCACAACTCTAAGACTGCTGAAAGTGCAAGTTAGGATCGCGCATAAACCAGAAACCAATTGCCATTTTAAATAGCTGGAAAGTACTCAGTTATAAATCTGGCTGATTTTAGAGCTGAAAAAGATTACTCCCATCAGATAAGATTAAATACCTGAAAGCTGGACCCTTCTCCCCTATTTTGAGAGAGGCAATGTACAACCCTCTGGCGCTTGTTCCCTGTAGGAAGATCAGAAGACACAGATGCATCGTCATATGAAACACCCATGACTGAATAAATAACTGCATGATTACGGACAGGAGTGTTAAATCACAAGGGACATTGTGAAGTCAGATATTTATCATGTAGCCATGTAGGTGTTCCAGAATAAACATGGAAATATATGCAATATCTACAAGTCACTCAATTAAGAAATtagaaatatgaaaaatatgaGTAACTTCTGGAATAGCATATTGATGTGTGACACTACTGAAATAGTTAGTCCTAATGTATAATCATAGATACAGTcatcttagggggtgtttgggagcactccactccaggaaAAATtacttcactccaccaactccaaaaattttgcagccaaacgcgtctagctccagcaactccggctccaggaaaaaggtggagcaggggggtagatccacgttttttatggagtacctcaagaggtgctccaaaaacctccttttcagacctcctcatggagttggggttatttacccaccattgccactggttacacaagtTACCGGTTCGATTTTTCTATCTCCTCCGTCGTCTCCGTTTCTTCTCCCACGGGGcgcaggccggccgggggcgagctcccccgcggcggcgcggccggggcgcgggccggccggggcgagctcccccgcggcggcgcggccggggcgcgggccggccgggggcgaaCTCCTCGGGCCAGGTGCCCACCGGAGAGCGCTGCGCCTCGTCTGCATGTCCTACCTCCAAAaactgagaagagaagaggagaggagagagaggaagaagagaggagaaaatagaagagtatgacatgtgggtccgttcacaaagggtaaaatagaccattcacaacaagtgctcatgtttttggagctggagcactgccattagccaaacacgtgcaacagctccatgttttttggagttggtggagtggagctaggaaaatGTGGAGCTGGTgaagtggagctggtttttctgaagtggagtgctcccaaacaggcccttagtagCACATTGTAGTAGTCATTAAGCTCAAATTGTTTGTGTTGTTGATAAATATACAGTTTCTGAATGAAGAATTGATATTAGACTGATGAACAAATACAATTCCTCCTGTAATTCTAAATATTTAATGGGCAGATTCATTCTAAAAGGCACAATAATTAGTAAACTAACCTTGCTGGCTACCCTCAACCTCCAAGTCAACCACTGTTACAGGTTGCCTCCTGGTTCTCCTGTTTCTCCTCTGCAGAATACAAGATGGTTCAATATCAGTGCTAGCCAATGATGTATTATTTAACAGGAAAAACAAGCATTAGAAAGAACCACAATACATAAAGAGTTCAATAAGGCCTAGTAAAGGCATGCCACATGCTCCTAAAAAACAAACTAATGAACCACTGACATAGCATTACTACATTAGTAGTACACATGACCTTATTGAAAAGTGTAGTAGTTCTTTCAATTCAAGAGAATCATACTGGAGGGGGTACTCGTGATGGCGATATTGCCTGCACTTCATCTTCAATGGCTTCCACATCAATAGGTGAGTTTTGTGCGCCAGCAACAGTGGCTGATACTCCCTGACGGCTTCCCGCCACTGGGAAGCTCGGTGAACTTCCCACCACTGGGGAGCTTGCTTCCAAGTTCACCACTACTTTATCAGCAGACCCATCTTGCGACAGTCTCCTCGGGGCACGCCTTGTGCTGCTGACAGTGCTCATGCTATCTTAG harbors:
- the LOC117842254 gene encoding cyclin-C1-1 isoform X2, which translates into the protein MAANFWASSHCKQLLDNPEDADLVPAADRERGITPEEFRLVKIHMSFHIWRLAQAVKVRQRVIATAVTYFRRVYTRKSMSEYDPRLVAPTCLYLASKVEESTVQARLLVFYIKKMCGSDDKYRFEIKDILEMEMKLLEALDYYLVVFHPYRPLLQLLQDAGITDLTQFAWGLVNDTYKMDLILIYAPYMIALACIYIASVLKDKDTTSWFEELRVDMNIVKNISMEILDFYDTYKIDPQRGLPEDKISPVLNKLPAKS
- the LOC117842257 gene encoding peroxisome biogenesis factor 10 isoform X1, producing the protein MSTVSSTRRAPRRLSQDGSADKVVVNLEASSPVVGSSPSFPVAGSRQGVSATVAGAQNSPIDVEAIEDEVQAISPSRVPPPRRNRRTRRQPVTVVDLEVEGSQQVIYSVMGVSYDDASVSSDLPTGNKRQRVVHCLSQNRGEGSSFQANKEVPKEPTFTCPICWNKMEEPATTPCGHIFCNTCIKQAIKVQKRCPTCRKGLRATSVHRIYLPSTAS
- the LOC117842257 gene encoding uncharacterized protein isoform X2, with the protein product MSTVSSTRRAPRRLSQDGSADKVVVNLEASSPVVGSSPSFPVAGSRQGVSATVAGAQNSPIDVEAIEDEVQAISPSRVPPPRRNRRTRRQPVTVVDLEVEGSQQGNKRQRVVHCLSQNRGEGSSFQANKEVPKEPTFTCPICWNKMEEPATTPCGHIFCNTCIKQAIKVQKRCPTCRKGLRATSVHRIYLPSTAS
- the LOC117842254 gene encoding cyclin-C1-1 isoform X1, yielding MAANFWASSHCKQLLDNPEDADLVPAADRERGITPEEFRLVKIHMSFHIWRLAQAVKVRQRVIATAVTYFRRVYTRKSMSEYDPRLVAPTCLYLASKVEESTVQARLLVFYIKKMCGTGSDDKYRFEIKDILEMEMKLLEALDYYLVVFHPYRPLLQLLQDAGITDLTQFAWGLVNDTYKMDLILIYAPYMIALACIYIASVLKDKDTTSWFEELRVDMNIVKNISMEILDFYDTYKIDPQRGLPEDKISPVLNKLPAKS